Proteins encoded by one window of Streptomyces sp. LX-29:
- a CDS encoding VOC family protein, producing MSSSSLITHLRHIDIAMPNFAEQRRFYTELWGLRETAGDTGVSFLAAEGSPEQYVVRLREDAHKRTDLIAFGAVGADDVDTLATQLTAQGVRLVHEPKSLETPGGGYAVRFFDHEGRVVEVSADVSARRHRKVEARESIPVRLSHVLMNSPTPEATVAWYIKHLGFRLSDTMCLGGRGEIVWFLRCNAFHHSFGVVRGPHAAFHHASFEMRGIDEFMRGTGRMRRLGIERLWGPGRHRAGDNSFSYFLDRAGNTVEYTTELEILDEDTWHPHIFDLRDPANADQWGTAEEMDEFIAATSHNDVDPGLFMAPPM from the coding sequence ATGAGCAGCAGCAGTCTGATCACCCACCTTCGGCACATCGACATCGCCATGCCCAACTTCGCCGAGCAGCGCCGGTTCTACACCGAGCTGTGGGGGCTGAGGGAGACCGCCGGTGACACCGGTGTCTCGTTTCTGGCGGCCGAAGGCTCCCCGGAGCAGTACGTGGTGCGGTTGCGCGAGGACGCCCACAAGCGCACCGACCTCATAGCCTTCGGTGCCGTCGGCGCCGACGATGTCGACACCCTGGCCACACAACTGACCGCTCAGGGGGTTCGGTTAGTCCACGAGCCGAAATCGCTGGAGACTCCCGGGGGCGGCTACGCGGTCCGCTTCTTCGACCACGAGGGCCGTGTGGTCGAGGTCTCCGCCGACGTCTCCGCCCGCCGGCACCGCAAGGTCGAGGCCCGCGAGTCGATCCCGGTGCGCCTCTCCCATGTGCTGATGAACTCTCCCACCCCCGAGGCCACGGTTGCCTGGTACATCAAGCACCTGGGGTTCCGTCTCTCGGACACGATGTGTCTGGGCGGCCGTGGCGAGATCGTGTGGTTTCTGCGGTGCAACGCCTTTCACCACAGCTTCGGCGTCGTGCGCGGGCCGCACGCGGCCTTCCACCACGCCTCTTTCGAGATGCGCGGCATCGACGAGTTCATGCGCGGCACGGGCCGGATGCGGCGTCTGGGCATCGAGCGGCTGTGGGGACCGGGGCGGCACCGGGCCGGTGACAACTCCTTCAGCTACTTCCTCGACCGGGCCGGCAACACCGTCGAGTACACCACCGAGCTGGAGATCCTGGACGAGGACACCTGGCACCCTCACATCTTCGACCTGCGCGATCCCGCCAACGCGGATCAGTGGGGCACGGCCGAGGAGATGGACGAGTTCATCGCCGCCACGTCGCACAACGACGTGGACCCGGGGCTGTTCATGGCCCCGCCGATGTGA